One Pseudomonadota bacterium DNA window includes the following coding sequences:
- a CDS encoding sulfotransferase domain-containing protein — translation MLNLLFWVAVLIPAAFMLYMFGFMVWVETQTRGDGYFARPLAERARFVALLQKHAALIRPVFEMLAKVKRLRKLPSIRYEGVTGPAMMCSKKSYAATKNYPPRPEDIFIATQMKCGTTWMQQIVFEVLCRGEGDLSDRGYRHMYALSPWIETSPTSSVSMERAPLVGNPGRRIIKTHMPAKLTPYSEVAKYIYVTRHPVSCFASCVDFIHFLGGPMVPTREDLLDWYCSDDMWWTSWPDHVEGWWQRSQAHSNVLFVHYEALKTDLPGMVRKIAGFLDTPLSDEQLQKVVFKSGFEYMREHEYYFEMFSPNLFSVSKKDIRFMQSGALERHKDTESAERERINAFCRERMAHAAYPLAKFYPDVCANEPERIAAAGR, via the coding sequence GTGTTGAACTTGCTGTTCTGGGTGGCGGTCCTGATTCCCGCGGCCTTCATGTTGTATATGTTCGGTTTTATGGTCTGGGTGGAAACACAAACGCGGGGGGATGGTTACTTTGCAAGGCCGCTGGCGGAGCGAGCCCGTTTCGTTGCGTTGTTGCAAAAACACGCCGCGCTGATCCGGCCGGTTTTCGAGATGCTGGCCAAGGTCAAACGACTACGAAAATTGCCGTCGATCCGCTACGAAGGTGTGACGGGTCCGGCGATGATGTGCAGCAAAAAATCCTACGCTGCCACCAAGAACTACCCGCCCCGCCCCGAAGATATCTTTATCGCCACCCAAATGAAGTGTGGCACGACCTGGATGCAGCAAATTGTCTTTGAAGTGCTTTGTCGGGGAGAGGGTGATCTTTCCGATCGCGGCTATCGGCATATGTACGCGCTGAGCCCCTGGATCGAGACCAGCCCAACCTCCAGCGTGTCCATGGAGCGCGCTCCCTTGGTGGGCAATCCCGGGCGTCGAATCATCAAGACCCATATGCCGGCGAAACTTACACCCTACAGCGAGGTGGCGAAGTACATTTACGTGACTCGCCATCCCGTGAGTTGTTTTGCCAGTTGTGTGGATTTTATTCACTTCCTGGGCGGACCGATGGTACCGACGCGCGAAGACCTGCTGGATTGGTATTGCAGTGACGATATGTGGTGGACTTCCTGGCCTGACCATGTGGAGGGTTGGTGGCAGCGCAGCCAAGCGCACAGCAATGTGCTGTTTGTCCATTATGAGGCCTTGAAAACAGACTTGCCCGGCATGGTCCGCAAAATCGCCGGGTTTTTAGACACCCCCTTGTCCGACGAACAGCTGCAGAAGGTGGTATTTAAATCCGGTTTCGAATACATGCGCGAGCATGAGTACTATTTTGAAATGTTCTCTCCCAACCTATTCAGCGTGTCGAAAAAAGACATTCGGTTTATGCAATCGGGCGCGCTAGAACGTCACAAGGATACCGAGTCTGCCGAACGCGAGCGCATCAATGCGTTCTGCCGAGAACGCATGGCCCATGCCGCTTATCCGCTGGCGAAGTTCTATCCGGATGTTTGTGCCAACGAGCCGGAGCGTATCGCCGCGGCAGGCCGCTGA